GACGCAAGCCTGGAGATGCTCATTGCTTCGAGGAAGCTGTGCGTCGCACCCTTGTAAATTCTTTCGGTAACCGGAACGCCAGAATCGCGCAGCCGCCTGGCCATTTCCCGATTTTCATCGGCAAGGATGTCACATTCGGCGATGCACATGAACGCCCGAGGCAATCCTCGCAGATCACCTAAAAGCGGGCGCGCAAGTGGGTTCGCCTCGTCAGCCGAGTTGCGCAGATAGTCTGACCAAAAGTCAGCCATCTCGGCGACCGTCAGCATGAAATTGTCGCCATCGTAGCGCGCGTGCGAAGGGCGATCGGTCATGTCGTACGCGCCGTAGTTGAGCAGCATTCCGGCGACGACGTCTCTTCCGCTATCCCGCAATGCAAGATTTGCCGCCAATGCGAGGTTGGCTCCCGCCGAATCACCACCGGTTGCGAGACAGCCGGGATCCAGTCCGAACTGCTCACCCTCGGACCTTATCCACGAAATGACGTCAGCGATTTCCTCGAGCGCGCGTGGAAACTTCGCTTCGGGCGACAGACTATAATCTATGCCGATCACAGCGATCGATGCCCGGGCCGCGTATTCGCGCATGAGCCGATCGTGCGTATCGAGGCTGAATATCGTCCACCCGCCGCCGTGCATGTAAACTAGTCCCGGGATAGGCTCGCTACCTTCAACCGGACGGTAAATCCGAATCCGAGTTTCCCGAGGACCAACTTTAAGCTCTTGGGTGGAAGACATGGTTGGTCCCCCGGCTACCCACCGCCTGCGAACTTTCTCGGCGACAAGCCGTCGCTCGGCGGGCGCAAGGCCAGGCCGACCGCCGAATTCGGCACCATCCTCCGCGATCTGGTCGAGAAATTTCCGAATTTCGGGATCAACATCTTTCTGTTGTTCGGCTAGTCTGCTGATTCCGCTGGAACTCCCCGGCATCGTGCTCATACCTGCAAATCGGCGTTGCGCCTGTCGACACCTTGCAATGAACGACGACTGCAAGCTGTGCCTGCCGACGCGGGCCAGAAATCATTCCGCACGGGCAACTGACGCCCTGGATTCAAGGCTCGGTGTTGACTCGGCAGAGTAGAAGCATAGCCTGTGAAGTCGATTTGAGCAGTGATCAACGGGAACGGGCCAATCAAATCGTTCGATGAAACCACCTGCGAAACGCGCCCCGTTGTCGGCCTCGAAGATGAGTACCCGGCAGGATTTGTTGACCCCCCACACATGCACAGCCACGCGCAACTTCTCTACGCCTCGTCTGGCGTGATGTCGGTCGTTGTCGATGCTGAAAGCTTCGTTATCCCCCCTCAGCGCGCGCTCTGGATTCCTGCGGGCGCATTACACGAGGTGTCATGCAGAGGTCCGGTCTCGATCCGGACGCTTTATTTCGAAGATGCGCTGGGCGACCTCGCGGGAAGCGAGTGCAGGGTCATCGAGATTTCTGACTTTCTCAAGGCGCTTATCCTTGAATTGATACGCTGTAAGGACAACCACGATGTAGGTGGGAGACAAGAGCGTATCGTCGAACTTCTGATCGATGAGGTTCGCGCAATGCCCGTAGCTCCGTTCAGTGCTAAAATGCCTACGGACTATCGTTTGCTCAGGGTGTGCAGGCGGATCCTTGAGAACCCTGCGGATGACAGTGACCTCGATGACTATGCTTCGCTAGCAGGCATGAGCCGGCGAACCTTTACCCGTCTCTTCAGGCAGGAGACAGGCATGGGTCTCGCGGTCTGGCGACAACAGGTCAGGCTGATGGAAGCGGTTTCGCTGCTTGCAATGGGGCAACCAGTTACCACGGTCGCCTTTGATGTGGGCTACGAGAGTCCGAGCGCCTTCAGCGCCATGTTTCATCGCTCATTCGGCTCATCCCCGAGCCACTACAGGCCAGGTGGTTCGCAAAACCCACCCAGCTGACCAAGGAGGTCAGCAACTTCTAATCTCAGCGTTCCTCTCGCACGTATCTCCGCTGGCTTGGCCCATTCGCGACAATGTCAGGCCCTTTCGCGGATGCAGCATAGAGCGAGCAGCCGCAAACTGCATACCCGATGGCAACAGGCTTCCGTGAAGCCAATGCAAAGGGCGGTCACCATGACTCTTCGAACGTCAGCCAACCGAATTCGGTCGACCTTGCTCGTCGGCATAGCGGCGGGTGCGGTCATTGCAGTTCCCGCCCATGCGCAGGAAGCGAGCGACAGCAGCGCGCCGAAGACAGTCAAGACGACCGAGAATGGTGAAACCACGATCGTCGTTGTGGCCAAGAACTTCGTGCCGGCCGCTGCGGTTACGGCTACCAAGTCCGACATCCCTTTGGTCGAGACACCACAGTCCGTTTCGGTCGTCTCACGCGACCAGATCGACCTGCTCAACTTCACCGACGCGCAGCAAGCTGTTCGCTACACAGCAGGCGTATTTGGCGAGAACTATGGGCCGGACCTTCGCTTCGATTTCTTCACGGTTCGAGGCTTCACGCCAACCCAATACATCGATGGCCTGGCAGCACCTGCTTCGACCACGATCTCGACTGTGGGCCTCGACCTTTATGCCTTCCAGTCTCTCGAAGTACTCAAGGGCCCAGCGTCAGTGCTCTATGGCAGCTCACCTCCGGGAGGCATCTTCAACGAGACCAGCCGCCGCGCAGACAGCCAATTTGGCGGCGAGTTCGAGGTCAAGGGCGGCACCGACAACTTCAAGCAAGTTGCTTCCACGATAACCGGTCCGGTCAGCGATTCAGTCGATGTCCGCCTCACCGGCCTCTACCGCGATCGCGACGGCAACCCTGATTTCACTCATGCCAAGCGCGTGATGGTCGCGCCAACGGCGACGTTCCACTTGGGGGCTGATACCCAATTTACCCCGCTGTTCTACTACCAGTACGACAAGGTCACAGGTGGCACCGAGGGATTCCTGCCCGTCGCCGGTACGCTTGAATCCAATCCCAACGGTCAATTGTCGCGCAAGACAAACTCGGCGAATCCCGACGATGTATATGAACGTCATCAGTGGGGGGCAGGTTACAATTTCGAGCACAGTTTCGGTCCAGCATTCAAGTTCGTCTCGAACCTGAGGTGGAGCCATTACAAGGAAGAGACCCCTTACGGAGTCTACGATTCCGGTGGTTTCGTGAACACCACTGACTCGACCTTGGCGAACTATTACAAGACTATCTATCAGTCGAACTTCACCTACCGCGAGCAGGTGGAAGCCTTCACGACAGACAATCGGATCGAAGCGAAGCTCGGCAGTGGCCCGATCGAGAGCAACTTCATTGCCGGCATCGACTATCGCAACATTCACAATGTCGCAGACTATGGATTTGCCGGGTTCAATGAGACGATTGATCTCTACAATCCTATCTACGTCCCGGTCGAACCCACTCTTGGTTACACGACGCGATACAACCACCAACGAGTGAAGCAGACGGGCATCTACGCTCAAGATCAACTTGGAATTGGCGGCTTCAAGCTGCTCGCAAGCGGTCGCTATGACTGGGTCGATAGTTCGTACCTCACGCCTTACACGCTGGTCACCGATCCCGAGACCGTGAATTACGAGTCCTCGCACAAGTTCACGTACCGTGTCGGCGCAACCTACGTCACGGCCTCAGGGATCGCTCCCTACGTGAGCTATGCAACCTCGTTCCTGCCGCAGATCGGCACCGACTCGAATACAGGCAATCCGTTCGAGCCAAGTACTGGGAAGCAGTGGGAAGCCGGGTTCAAATTTGATGGTCGAAGCCTTGGCCCGGGCGTCAAGATCTTCGCGACCGCTGCCCTTTTCGACATCAAGCAGACAAACGTGGTTTCGACCAACCCGTCTGCCGGACCGGTCTACGGGACCGCTTCCGGTGAAGTTGAAGTCAAGGGAGGTGAGTTCGAGTTCGTCGCTCGCATTCACAACCAGCTCTCGATAAACGGGTCCATCAGCTATAGCGACTCTACCGTTCTCAAGAGCAACACTGCGGCTGAGATCGGTGCTCCACTTCCCGTCACACCGGAGTACAAGGCGTCGCTATTTGCTGACTACACAATCAGCAAAGGCACGCTTGGCGGCCTCGGCTTCGGCGCGGGCGTCCGCTACACTAGTTCGAGCGCAGGCAGCCTTCCGGGCTTCTACAACCCAGTTGTCTACTACGGCCAAGCTGCGACACTTTTCGATGCTGCGGTCCACTACGACACGCCCAGTTGGCGATTTGCCGTCAACGCCTCAAACCTCTTTGACAAGACGTACGTAGCGCGCTGCTCGGGACCAGCCGGCTGTGTATATGGTGCAAGTCGCGAGATCATTGGCACGGTGACGAAGAAGTTCTGATCAAGCAGCGTTCGCGCTCAATTATCACGCCGAGCTACGCCTCTCGAATCAGCAAGCTGTCTTAAACGGACCGGTTACGGACTGTCGGGTTTTGGGGCTTAAGGCCGGATTACATACGGCCCTCTACCGCACTGATCGAACAGCATGACAAGACCAGCAGATCGTCAGCGACAATAGTACTGAGCCCACCGGCAATGCCGTGCTGGCACGCTGTAAGGTGATCGGCATGGAGTGGCATTACATCGCGCCGGGAAGGCTGATGCAGAATCGCTACGTCGAGAGTTTCAGAGTTCACATGCGTGACGAGCTTCTGAATGAGACGTTGCTCCCCAGCATGACCCACACCCGCGTCAAGATCGCCGCCTGAGTGGAAGACAACAACCGGGAGAGCCCGTACTCATCCCTAGCATAAGTGACTCCGGTGGCGTTCGCCGCCGAACTTGATAAGCAATTGCCTGCTCCGCTACGCCTTATGCGTTCGACTAAGCCTTATCGGCTCGAATACGCAGCCCATTGTTTAGACCGCACTTATGCGCGAAATAATCGGCCAGTTCTAATCCAAGCTGGGGATCACGTCAAAATCCTTGCGAAGTTAGCCATTCATCATCTCAAATATCTGTGATGTGATCCCCTCATTCGCCGCGCGAAGCGGCTCGACCGCGAGGTGCGCATAGCGAGCGGTTGTCGCCGGGTCCGCGTGACCAAGAAGTCCTCCAATGATCGGAAGACCGAGGTTTGATGCTACCCCAACGCTTGCGAACGAATGCCGAAGATCATGGAGTCGAAAGTCCGACAGACCCGCTTCTCGTCGAACGAGAGCCCAAGGCCTTTGTAAGTCTGGTCTCGGTTTCGCCGGATTCTTTCCTTCGATCACAAACCTTGCGCTCTTCGCCTTTGAACGTAGCACTTGAAGGGAACATAGAATCTCGATCGCTGGCGCGCCCAGAATGATGGTCTTTGCTCCCGTCTTCGAATCAGGCAGCCGCACCAACCCAAGCGCCAAATCAACCTGAGACCACTCAAGATTTAGAATCTCGCGCAGCCTGGCACCGGTAAAAGCGAGGAGACGAATGGCCGCCGCGGAAAACGGACAGATTTTCGTGACCCTGTTTTCTGGCTTCGGCGCGTGTTTGATCTTCTTCGCAGGATCGGGCTTCCACTCAATTCCGATTGTTTCCGCGCGTGTAATCGCCGCCCCCAGCCTCGCGAACTCCTCCGGTGACAAGTAGCGCTCTCGAGGCTTGATTTTGAACTTCTTTATCCCTCGGGCAGGGTTCCGCTCGAAACGTACTCGGTCTCCTTCGCGACACCATTCGAAGAAATGGGAAAGTAGGATGACAACTCGGTTCGCAGTTGCGGGGTGACGAAGACCCAGTCGAGTGTGTACCTCGGTGATCTTGGACTTCGTGACTTGGTCTACTTTCATAGCACCGATTGCCGGAGAAATGTGCAACCGCCAGAGTCCCTCATATAAGTCGCGAGTTCTCTGCTTTCGAAATGGATTGGTTGCTGAAAGATAGTCGTCTCGAAGATCGTCTATCTTCTTGGCAGATCGAGCGCGCGCGATGGTCTCGGCGGGGTCGGATCCATTGGCAAAAACCTCGGCAAGAATATCGCGAGCCCGGCGCCGGGCTTCATCTGCGGAGACAACGTCTGCTCTACCAAGCGAGATTCGTCTCTTGGAAACACCGCGCCCGCCCGAACCTGGGCGGTACTCTACAATCCACGTTCGTGCACCGTTTGGATGTCGTGAGCTGGGGCTCGCAATGCGAATTCCGAAGCCCGCCAAGTCCGGATCATAGAGTATCCGCGGACGATCTGTGATAGGAAGAGACGTTGCCAGCTTGGTCGTGAGCCGAGGTCTCTCTTGAGCAATTTGTCGCCACCATGTCGCCACCGATCTGAATCTCGCATTTTTCCGAATCTGGCTGTGATTCGTGGATTCAATATCGGATTTCTGGAATAATGTGGACTCCAATCAATATCTTAATCTTAGAATCGGATCGCTCTTGTGTGCCCTAAAGTGCCATACAGTGCCAGGCCGTGACGAAGAAAATCTGGCCAGAATCGCTCTGGGGGTGTGGGGGTCGCTGGTTCGAATCCAGTCGTCCCGACCAGTGGATTTCCCCCTCTTCCTATCGCTCCGCCGCGCTCATCGAGTACGGTCTTGCCGAACGACCGCTCGCCCATCGCTTGTTCGGGCGGGCCTGCATTGTGAAACGCAGCGTGCTGCCGGCCATGATCTCGCCTTGGGTGACGTAGCTGCGCGCGAAAGGCTTCCCGTCGAGTGTAACAGAGCCGACGAACGGGTGCGCATCGTCCATATTGTCGGCGATGACGGTGAATGCCTTGCCGTTTGGCAGGTGGATCGTCGCCCGGTCCACGAAGGGTCGCCCGATCGCATATTGCAGGCTCCCCGGCGTGACCGGATAGAAACCCAGCGAAGTGAACACCAGCCAGGCAGACATCTGGCCTAAGT
Above is a window of Tsuneonella mangrovi DNA encoding:
- a CDS encoding site-specific integrase; translated protein: MKHAPKPENRVTKICPFSAAAIRLLAFTGARLREILNLEWSQVDLALGLVRLPDSKTGAKTIILGAPAIEILCSLQVLRSKAKSARFVIEGKNPAKPRPDLQRPWALVRREAGLSDFRLHDLRHSFASVGVASNLGLPIIGGLLGHADPATTARYAHLAVEPLRAANEGITSQIFEMMNG
- a CDS encoding TonB-dependent siderophore receptor; amino-acid sequence: MTLRTSANRIRSTLLVGIAAGAVIAVPAHAQEASDSSAPKTVKTTENGETTIVVVAKNFVPAAAVTATKSDIPLVETPQSVSVVSRDQIDLLNFTDAQQAVRYTAGVFGENYGPDLRFDFFTVRGFTPTQYIDGLAAPASTTISTVGLDLYAFQSLEVLKGPASVLYGSSPPGGIFNETSRRADSQFGGEFEVKGGTDNFKQVASTITGPVSDSVDVRLTGLYRDRDGNPDFTHAKRVMVAPTATFHLGADTQFTPLFYYQYDKVTGGTEGFLPVAGTLESNPNGQLSRKTNSANPDDVYERHQWGAGYNFEHSFGPAFKFVSNLRWSHYKEETPYGVYDSGGFVNTTDSTLANYYKTIYQSNFTYREQVEAFTTDNRIEAKLGSGPIESNFIAGIDYRNIHNVADYGFAGFNETIDLYNPIYVPVEPTLGYTTRYNHQRVKQTGIYAQDQLGIGGFKLLASGRYDWVDSSYLTPYTLVTDPETVNYESSHKFTYRVGATYVTASGIAPYVSYATSFLPQIGTDSNTGNPFEPSTGKQWEAGFKFDGRSLGPGVKIFATAALFDIKQTNVVSTNPSAGPVYGTASGEVEVKGGEFEFVARIHNQLSINGSISYSDSTVLKSNTAAEIGAPLPVTPEYKASLFADYTISKGTLGGLGFGAGVRYTSSSAGSLPGFYNPVVYYGQAATLFDAAVHYDTPSWRFAVNASNLFDKTYVARCSGPAGCVYGASREIIGTVTKKF
- a CDS encoding AraC family transcriptional regulator — translated: MINGNGPIKSFDETTCETRPVVGLEDEYPAGFVDPPHMHSHAQLLYASSGVMSVVVDAESFVIPPQRALWIPAGALHEVSCRGPVSIRTLYFEDALGDLAGSECRVIEISDFLKALILELIRCKDNHDVGGRQERIVELLIDEVRAMPVAPFSAKMPTDYRLLRVCRRILENPADDSDLDDYASLAGMSRRTFTRLFRQETGMGLAVWRQQVRLMEAVSLLAMGQPVTTVAFDVGYESPSAFSAMFHRSFGSSPSHYRPGGSQNPPS
- a CDS encoding alpha/beta hydrolase fold domain-containing protein; protein product: MSTMPGSSSGISRLAEQQKDVDPEIRKFLDQIAEDGAEFGGRPGLAPAERRLVAEKVRRRWVAGGPTMSSTQELKVGPRETRIRIYRPVEGSEPIPGLVYMHGGGWTIFSLDTHDRLMREYAARASIAVIGIDYSLSPEAKFPRALEEIADVISWIRSEGEQFGLDPGCLATGGDSAGANLALAANLALRDSGRDVVAGMLLNYGAYDMTDRPSHARYDGDNFMLTVAEMADFWSDYLRNSADEANPLARPLLGDLRGLPRAFMCIAECDILADENREMARRLRDSGVPVTERIYKGATHSFLEAMSISRLASNALDDAADWLGTILGTNSA